The following are encoded in a window of Catharus ustulatus isolate bCatUst1 chromosome 12, bCatUst1.pri.v2, whole genome shotgun sequence genomic DNA:
- the LINGO1 gene encoding leucine-rich repeat and immunoglobulin-like domain-containing nogo receptor-interacting protein 1 isoform X1, whose product MRVRDRMVAGEASMRSPILACWQPILLLMLGSILSGSATGCPPRCECSAQERAVLCHRKRFMVVPEGIPTETRLLDLGKNRIKTLNQDEFANYPHLEELELNENIISAIEPGAFNNLFNLRTLGLRSNRLKLIPLGVFTGLSNLTKLDISENKIVILLDYMFQDLYNLKSLEVGDNDLVYISHRAFSGLNSLEQLTLEKCNLTSIPTEALSHLHGLIVLRLRHLNINTIRDYSFKRLYRLKVLEISHWPYLDTMTSNCLYGLNLTSLSITHCNLTSIPYVSVRHLVYLRFLNLSYNPIVTIEGSMLHDLLRLQEIQLVGGQLTTVEPFAFRGLNYLRILNVSGNLLTTLEESAFHSVGNLETLILDNNPLACDCRLLWVFRRRWRLNFNKQQPTCSTPEFVQGKEFKDFPDVLLPNYFTCRRARIRDRKPQQIFVDEGHTVHFVCRADGDPPPTIMWLSPRKHLISTKTNGRLTVFPDGTLEVRYAQIQDNGTYLCIASNAGGNDTMLAHLHVRSYSPDWPHQPNKTFAFISNQPNESDANSTRATVPFPFDIKTLIIATTMGFISFLGVVLFCLVLLFLWSRGKGNTKHNIEIEYVPRKSDAGISSADAPRKFNMKMI is encoded by the coding sequence gtGAGAGATAGGATGGTAGCTGGGGAGGCGAGCATGCGCAGCCCAATCCTGGCCTGCTGGCAGCCGATTCTCTTGCTGATGCTGGGATCCATCCTGTCCGGCTCCGCCACAGGCTGCCCGCCGCGCTGCGAATGCTCTGCCCAGGAGCGCGCCGTCCTGTGCCACCGCAAGCGATTCATGGTAGTGCCAGAGGGGATCCCCACCGAGACCAGGCTGCTGGACTTGGGCAAGAACCGCATCAAGACGCTCAACCAGGATGAATTTGCCAACTACCCtcacctggaggagctggagctgaacGAGAACATTATCAGTGCCATTGAACCTGGGGCTTTCAACAACCTCTTCAACCTCAGGACGCTGGGGCTCAGGAGTAACAGACTCAAGCTGATCCCCTTGGGGGTGTTTACTGGACTCAGCAACCTTACCAAGCTAGACATTAGTGAGAACAAAATTGTGATCCTCCTAGACTACATGTTCCAGGACTTGTACAACCTGAAGTCTTTGGAGGTGGGGGACAACGACCTTGTCTACATCTCCCACCGGGCCTTCAGTGGCCTCAACAGCCTAGAGCAGCTGACCCTGGAGAAATGCAACCTGACCTCCATCCCCACGGAGGCCCTGTCTCACCTTCACGGCTTGATCGTGCTGCGGCTGCGCCATCTGAACATCAACACCATCCGGGATTACTCATTCAAGAGGCTGTACCGGCTCAAGGTCCTCGAGATCTCACACTGGCCCTACCTGGATACTATGACATCCAACTGCCTCTATGGGTTGAACCTGACCTCCTTGTCCATCACCCACTGCAACCTGACGTCCATCCCGTATGTGTCGGTGAGGCACTTGGTTTACCTCCGGTTCCTGAACCTGTCCTACAACCCCATCGTCACCATCGAGGGCTCCATGCTCCATGACCTGCTCAGGCTCCAGGAGATCCAGCTGGTGGGAGGGCAGCTCACCACGGTCGAGCCCTTCGCCTTCCGCGGCCTCAATTACCTGCGCATCCTGAACGTGTCAGGGAACCTGCTGACCACCCTGGAGGAGTCAGCTTTCCACTCGGTGGGCAACCTGGAGACGCTCATCCTTGACAACAACCCCTTAGCCTGCGACTGTCGGCTGCTCTGGGTTTTCCGGCGCCGATGGAGGTTGAACTTCAACAAGCAGCAGCCCACCTGCTCCACCCCTGAGTTCGTTCAGGGCAAGGAGTTCAAGGACTTCCCCGACGTCCTCCTGCCCAACTACTTCACCTGCCGCCGAGCGCGAATACGGGACCGCAAACCTCAGCAGATCTTTGTGGACGAAGGCCACACGGTGCATTTTGTCTGCCGGGCAGATGGGGACCCGCCGCCCACCATCATGTGGCTCTCTCCCCGGAAGCACCTCATCTCTACCAAAACCAACGGGCGGCTCACTGTCTTCCCTGACGGCACGCTGGAGGTGCGCTATGCCCAGATCCAGGACAATGGCACCTACCTATGCATCGCCAGCAACGCGGGTGGCAACGACACCATGCTGGCCCATCTACACGTGCGCAGCTACTCCCCAGACTGGCCCCACCAGCCCAACAAGACCTTCGCGTTCATCTCCAACCAGCCCAACGAGAGCGATGCCAACAGCACGCGCGCCACCGTGCCTTTCCCCTTTGACATCAAGACTCTCATCATCGCCACCACCATGGGCTTCATCTCCTTCCTGGGCGTCGTGCTCTTCTGTCTGGTGCTCCTCTTCCTGTGGAGCCGTGGGAAAGGCAACACCAAGCACAATATTGAAATCGAGTACGTGCCACGCAAGTCCGACGCGGGCATCAGCTCTGCTGACGCGCCACGCAAGTTCAATATGAAAATGATTTAA
- the LINGO1 gene encoding leucine-rich repeat and immunoglobulin-like domain-containing nogo receptor-interacting protein 1 isoform X2 → MVAGEASMRSPILACWQPILLLMLGSILSGSATGCPPRCECSAQERAVLCHRKRFMVVPEGIPTETRLLDLGKNRIKTLNQDEFANYPHLEELELNENIISAIEPGAFNNLFNLRTLGLRSNRLKLIPLGVFTGLSNLTKLDISENKIVILLDYMFQDLYNLKSLEVGDNDLVYISHRAFSGLNSLEQLTLEKCNLTSIPTEALSHLHGLIVLRLRHLNINTIRDYSFKRLYRLKVLEISHWPYLDTMTSNCLYGLNLTSLSITHCNLTSIPYVSVRHLVYLRFLNLSYNPIVTIEGSMLHDLLRLQEIQLVGGQLTTVEPFAFRGLNYLRILNVSGNLLTTLEESAFHSVGNLETLILDNNPLACDCRLLWVFRRRWRLNFNKQQPTCSTPEFVQGKEFKDFPDVLLPNYFTCRRARIRDRKPQQIFVDEGHTVHFVCRADGDPPPTIMWLSPRKHLISTKTNGRLTVFPDGTLEVRYAQIQDNGTYLCIASNAGGNDTMLAHLHVRSYSPDWPHQPNKTFAFISNQPNESDANSTRATVPFPFDIKTLIIATTMGFISFLGVVLFCLVLLFLWSRGKGNTKHNIEIEYVPRKSDAGISSADAPRKFNMKMI, encoded by the coding sequence ATGGTAGCTGGGGAGGCGAGCATGCGCAGCCCAATCCTGGCCTGCTGGCAGCCGATTCTCTTGCTGATGCTGGGATCCATCCTGTCCGGCTCCGCCACAGGCTGCCCGCCGCGCTGCGAATGCTCTGCCCAGGAGCGCGCCGTCCTGTGCCACCGCAAGCGATTCATGGTAGTGCCAGAGGGGATCCCCACCGAGACCAGGCTGCTGGACTTGGGCAAGAACCGCATCAAGACGCTCAACCAGGATGAATTTGCCAACTACCCtcacctggaggagctggagctgaacGAGAACATTATCAGTGCCATTGAACCTGGGGCTTTCAACAACCTCTTCAACCTCAGGACGCTGGGGCTCAGGAGTAACAGACTCAAGCTGATCCCCTTGGGGGTGTTTACTGGACTCAGCAACCTTACCAAGCTAGACATTAGTGAGAACAAAATTGTGATCCTCCTAGACTACATGTTCCAGGACTTGTACAACCTGAAGTCTTTGGAGGTGGGGGACAACGACCTTGTCTACATCTCCCACCGGGCCTTCAGTGGCCTCAACAGCCTAGAGCAGCTGACCCTGGAGAAATGCAACCTGACCTCCATCCCCACGGAGGCCCTGTCTCACCTTCACGGCTTGATCGTGCTGCGGCTGCGCCATCTGAACATCAACACCATCCGGGATTACTCATTCAAGAGGCTGTACCGGCTCAAGGTCCTCGAGATCTCACACTGGCCCTACCTGGATACTATGACATCCAACTGCCTCTATGGGTTGAACCTGACCTCCTTGTCCATCACCCACTGCAACCTGACGTCCATCCCGTATGTGTCGGTGAGGCACTTGGTTTACCTCCGGTTCCTGAACCTGTCCTACAACCCCATCGTCACCATCGAGGGCTCCATGCTCCATGACCTGCTCAGGCTCCAGGAGATCCAGCTGGTGGGAGGGCAGCTCACCACGGTCGAGCCCTTCGCCTTCCGCGGCCTCAATTACCTGCGCATCCTGAACGTGTCAGGGAACCTGCTGACCACCCTGGAGGAGTCAGCTTTCCACTCGGTGGGCAACCTGGAGACGCTCATCCTTGACAACAACCCCTTAGCCTGCGACTGTCGGCTGCTCTGGGTTTTCCGGCGCCGATGGAGGTTGAACTTCAACAAGCAGCAGCCCACCTGCTCCACCCCTGAGTTCGTTCAGGGCAAGGAGTTCAAGGACTTCCCCGACGTCCTCCTGCCCAACTACTTCACCTGCCGCCGAGCGCGAATACGGGACCGCAAACCTCAGCAGATCTTTGTGGACGAAGGCCACACGGTGCATTTTGTCTGCCGGGCAGATGGGGACCCGCCGCCCACCATCATGTGGCTCTCTCCCCGGAAGCACCTCATCTCTACCAAAACCAACGGGCGGCTCACTGTCTTCCCTGACGGCACGCTGGAGGTGCGCTATGCCCAGATCCAGGACAATGGCACCTACCTATGCATCGCCAGCAACGCGGGTGGCAACGACACCATGCTGGCCCATCTACACGTGCGCAGCTACTCCCCAGACTGGCCCCACCAGCCCAACAAGACCTTCGCGTTCATCTCCAACCAGCCCAACGAGAGCGATGCCAACAGCACGCGCGCCACCGTGCCTTTCCCCTTTGACATCAAGACTCTCATCATCGCCACCACCATGGGCTTCATCTCCTTCCTGGGCGTCGTGCTCTTCTGTCTGGTGCTCCTCTTCCTGTGGAGCCGTGGGAAAGGCAACACCAAGCACAATATTGAAATCGAGTACGTGCCACGCAAGTCCGACGCGGGCATCAGCTCTGCTGACGCGCCACGCAAGTTCAATATGAAAATGATTTAA